One window from the genome of Gimesia aquarii encodes:
- a CDS encoding RNA polymerase sigma factor, with product MATGNDGKLAPEIVHQLFEQHAAELRAFLTGLLRDHDFVDEVIQLTFSKALQSGNQAKEETRKGWLFKVAYHESMALLRRSKIDKKSLKNLCHTTAVYWTEKPEHQLLENENIEQVRQALSKLPENQQEVVIARIYQNKTFKEIAQEYELPLGTVLTRMRIAIKTLSKQLDNPAENR from the coding sequence TTGGCCACCGGTAACGATGGCAAGCTCGCCCCCGAGATCGTCCATCAATTATTTGAACAGCATGCTGCCGAATTGCGCGCTTTTTTAACGGGGCTCTTACGCGACCACGATTTTGTTGATGAAGTAATTCAATTAACTTTTTCCAAAGCACTACAATCAGGCAATCAGGCAAAGGAAGAAACCAGAAAAGGTTGGTTATTCAAAGTCGCTTATCACGAATCAATGGCTTTGTTGCGTCGGAGTAAAATTGATAAAAAATCACTGAAAAATTTGTGTCATACAACGGCTGTTTATTGGACTGAAAAACCAGAGCATCAACTTTTAGAAAATGAGAATATTGAACAAGTCAGGCAAGCGTTGAGTAAACTGCCCGAAAATCAACAAGAAGTAGTGATCGCGAGGATCTACCAAAATAAAACATTCAAAGAGATTGCTCAAGAATATGAGCTTCCACTAGGTACTGTATTGACGCGAATGCGAATTGCAATCAAAACCTTGTCAAAACAACTTGATAATCCAGCAGAGAATCGTTGA
- a CDS encoding HpcH/HpaI aldolase family protein → MRLSRVKAKLNRGEPVLITCCHFTDPSVYELVSLMGFDGIWLDVEHHSTSGETAASLMRAARVGTSDIIARPAKGEFMRMGRLLEAGAQGIMYPRCESAEEALELVRWAKFAPEGERGVDGANGDNPYCCMPMPEYLKTANDHTLLIAQLESPNALEQAEAIANVPGIDVLMLGPGDLSVIAGIPYQFDHPLITDAYRRVSEAAKNTGKWWGTVSSTPKHTQMLFDMGAKFICHGCDLIMVKQGMERIQERYASLGFTFDNRLISEAEELKSQS, encoded by the coding sequence ATGAGATTGAGTCGAGTAAAAGCGAAATTAAATCGCGGGGAGCCTGTACTAATCACGTGCTGTCACTTCACTGACCCGAGTGTTTATGAGCTTGTCAGCCTGATGGGATTTGACGGGATCTGGCTTGATGTGGAACACCATTCTACCAGTGGAGAAACAGCAGCATCACTGATGCGCGCTGCACGCGTTGGCACATCAGACATCATCGCGCGCCCGGCTAAAGGTGAATTTATGAGAATGGGCCGATTGCTTGAAGCAGGCGCACAAGGAATCATGTACCCACGGTGTGAATCGGCAGAAGAAGCTTTAGAATTAGTTCGTTGGGCAAAATTTGCTCCTGAAGGAGAAAGGGGAGTAGACGGTGCTAATGGTGACAATCCTTATTGCTGTATGCCGATGCCAGAATATTTAAAAACGGCCAACGACCACACGCTATTGATTGCACAACTGGAATCACCCAATGCTCTCGAACAAGCCGAAGCAATTGCGAATGTGCCAGGCATCGATGTGTTGATGCTTGGACCAGGTGATTTGAGTGTGATTGCCGGCATTCCTTATCAGTTTGATCACCCTTTGATCACAGATGCCTACCGCCGCGTTTCAGAAGCCGCAAAAAACACTGGGAAGTGGTGGGGAACAGTCAGCAGCACTCCAAAGCACACACAGATGTTATTTGATATGGGAGCAAAATTCATCTGTCATGGCTGTGATCTGATTATGGTCAAACAGGGTATGGAACGGATTCAAGAACGATATGCTTCGCTTGGTTTTACTTTTGACAATCGTTTGATTTCGGAAGCAGAAGAACTAAAGAGCCAGTCTTAA
- a CDS encoding FadR/GntR family transcriptional regulator: MPEEPRKNLSYQLSERIREYIEQAELPDGSLFMTEAEVAEQFDVSRAVAREAVGQLRAIGLLEGRQRKGLIIRRPDPVKLFSASLPFLAKSKQDVSELSRLRYVLEVGAVELAVKNASPSQITQLMNIAEQMKTVINSKTQVNQGKELDIAFHSLLLEMTGSKIIAGMQRVLVDFFGNIAISDSLDDSSTERIAWEHTELAEAIRDHDIERARALIRMQLRHYLPEAESESQLDEKTAKVN, encoded by the coding sequence ATGCCTGAAGAACCAAGAAAAAACCTTTCGTATCAACTTTCAGAACGGATTCGAGAGTATATTGAGCAAGCTGAACTACCAGATGGCTCCTTGTTTATGACTGAAGCTGAAGTCGCAGAGCAATTTGATGTATCACGTGCTGTTGCACGTGAAGCTGTAGGACAACTGCGTGCAATTGGTTTACTTGAAGGTCGTCAACGGAAAGGACTCATTATCCGGCGTCCTGATCCCGTAAAGCTGTTTTCAGCCAGCCTACCATTTCTGGCAAAATCAAAGCAGGATGTGTCTGAACTTTCACGATTACGCTATGTTCTGGAAGTAGGTGCGGTTGAGTTAGCAGTAAAGAATGCAAGTCCCAGCCAGATAACCCAATTGATGAATATTGCTGAACAGATGAAAACAGTCATCAATTCCAAAACGCAAGTGAATCAGGGCAAGGAACTCGACATCGCTTTTCACTCACTATTATTGGAAATGACGGGCTCAAAAATCATCGCTGGAATGCAGCGTGTTCTGGTAGACTTCTTTGGTAATATTGCAATCAGTGACTCTCTTGATGATAGCAGTACAGAGCGTATTGCCTGGGAGCATACCGAACTCGCAGAAGCGATTCGTGATCACGATATCGAACGTGCTCGCGCATTAATTCGTATGCAACTACGTCACTACTTGCCGGAGGCAGAAAGTGAATCACAGCTTGATGAGAAAACAGCCAAAGTGAATTGA
- a CDS encoding DUF1549 and DUF1553 domain-containing protein, with product MKSTKMTNFYSTYVAGILALVALTTTVKAANDTQIKKPVSQRFADAGNKEVPQFQQHVVPLLGKLGCNGRACHGSFQGKGDFRLSLFGYDFIMDHKQITAEDVARIDLKEPVKSLVLQKPLEEIDHEGGKRFDAGSWQHQLLTRWIEGGALGVPKEAPKFKRLVITPNSIQFNKEGETVALRAVAVWSDGAQEDVTPLCRFQTNNEQIATISPEGLVTAQKPGDTHVVAFYDSGVIPIPVIRPVSDQYGNKYPEIATSTPVDKHVINKLKKLGMVPAEKCTDAEFLRRISLDLSGTLPAPHEVESFVNNTSPDKRSKKIDELLESPGYAAWWTTKLCDFTQNNYDDLINVSPVRERPSQDWYDWIKKRVADNVGYDEITEGILLATSREPQENFEQFTTAMNAIYQDKSDKEFADRGHMPYYWARRNFRNPDDRVLGFAYTFLGIRIQCAQCHKHPFDQWTQTDFKEFRGFFTRVNFGVNPESRTEYTAMVKELGANKLRGNQLLRELNKKVKGKKSVPFQEVYVTKARPVRTNNKNKNKKRRRNNSRSPDTAKLLGAEVVKISQMQDPRTALMEWLRREDNPYFAKAFVNRVWASYFNRGIIEPPDDLNLANPPSNGPLLDYLSREFIRHDFDMKWLHRQITNSDTYQRSWKTNKTNELDEINFSHYIPHRLPAEVLYDAIHQATASDDAIDSMKNSVDGRAIGIPASGVRNRTIRDKQYALTIFGRSTRESNCDCDRSVDPSLLQTMYIKNDNDVYSAINRSNGSWLFQVGQQLGAVQKPAERKERFNKRIDQLKEQSKSTKQQVAKLQKQKNKKKELQQAQKRLRALKAELRKVQQASNKMKNTPVRVQSFEQPLAEDKTEEIITRTYLRSLSRYPTEAEKTAAKKYLDESKDKMAGIYDLVWAVLNTKEFMLNH from the coding sequence ATGAAATCAACCAAAATGACAAATTTTTATTCTACATATGTAGCCGGAATCCTGGCATTAGTTGCTTTGACGACGACGGTTAAGGCGGCGAATGACACACAAATCAAAAAACCGGTCAGTCAGCGTTTTGCTGACGCTGGTAACAAGGAAGTCCCTCAATTTCAACAGCATGTTGTTCCTCTGCTTGGAAAACTCGGGTGCAACGGACGTGCTTGCCATGGTTCCTTCCAAGGTAAAGGCGACTTTCGGCTCTCACTGTTTGGTTACGACTTCATCATGGATCATAAACAGATTACCGCGGAAGACGTTGCGCGGATTGATCTCAAAGAACCTGTCAAAAGCTTAGTCCTGCAAAAACCTCTTGAAGAAATTGACCACGAAGGTGGCAAACGCTTTGATGCGGGTAGCTGGCAACACCAGCTCTTAACTCGTTGGATTGAAGGTGGCGCATTGGGAGTTCCGAAGGAAGCTCCGAAATTTAAGCGACTGGTGATAACTCCGAATTCCATACAATTCAATAAAGAGGGAGAGACCGTTGCGTTGCGTGCCGTTGCAGTCTGGTCAGATGGCGCTCAAGAAGACGTCACTCCACTTTGTCGATTCCAAACCAATAACGAACAGATCGCGACAATTTCACCAGAGGGTTTAGTTACTGCACAAAAACCAGGCGATACCCACGTCGTTGCGTTTTACGATTCGGGAGTCATTCCCATTCCTGTAATTCGACCTGTTTCCGATCAATATGGCAATAAATATCCTGAAATCGCAACATCAACTCCCGTTGATAAACATGTCATTAACAAGTTGAAAAAATTAGGTATGGTGCCTGCGGAAAAATGTACTGATGCAGAATTTTTGCGTCGTATCAGTTTAGACCTTTCTGGAACTTTACCTGCTCCACACGAAGTTGAATCGTTTGTTAATAACACATCACCAGACAAGCGATCTAAAAAGATTGATGAACTACTGGAATCTCCCGGCTATGCAGCCTGGTGGACTACAAAGTTATGTGACTTTACCCAGAATAATTATGATGATTTAATCAATGTGTCTCCGGTTCGGGAACGTCCCAGTCAGGATTGGTACGACTGGATTAAAAAACGCGTTGCGGACAACGTCGGCTATGACGAAATTACCGAAGGAATCTTACTGGCAACCAGCCGTGAACCTCAAGAAAACTTTGAGCAGTTCACGACTGCGATGAATGCGATTTATCAGGACAAATCTGACAAGGAGTTTGCTGATCGTGGCCACATGCCCTACTACTGGGCAAGACGCAATTTTCGAAATCCTGATGACCGTGTTTTAGGGTTTGCATATACATTCCTGGGGATCCGAATTCAATGTGCCCAGTGTCATAAGCATCCCTTCGACCAGTGGACACAAACAGATTTCAAAGAGTTTCGCGGGTTCTTCACGCGTGTTAATTTCGGAGTCAATCCGGAATCAAGGACTGAATATACAGCGATGGTGAAAGAACTTGGTGCAAATAAGTTGCGAGGAAATCAACTACTCCGTGAGCTGAATAAAAAAGTCAAAGGCAAGAAGAGTGTCCCCTTCCAGGAAGTCTATGTGACAAAAGCACGGCCTGTACGCACCAATAACAAAAATAAAAATAAGAAAAGACGACGCAATAATTCACGGAGTCCTGATACAGCGAAATTACTGGGGGCCGAAGTCGTGAAAATCAGTCAAATGCAAGATCCTCGGACTGCATTGATGGAATGGTTACGTCGGGAAGATAATCCTTATTTTGCAAAAGCGTTTGTGAACCGTGTCTGGGCTTCTTACTTTAATCGAGGAATCATTGAGCCACCTGACGATTTAAATCTGGCGAATCCCCCCAGTAACGGACCATTGCTTGATTATTTATCGCGTGAGTTTATTCGACATGATTTTGATATGAAATGGCTGCATCGCCAAATTACGAATAGCGATACTTATCAGCGTAGTTGGAAAACCAACAAAACAAATGAATTGGATGAAATCAACTTTAGTCACTACATCCCCCATCGTTTACCCGCTGAAGTATTATACGATGCAATTCACCAGGCGACTGCTTCGGATGATGCGATCGACTCTATGAAAAACAGTGTTGATGGGCGTGCAATTGGAATCCCTGCGTCTGGAGTACGTAATCGTACAATTAGAGACAAGCAATATGCGCTGACGATTTTTGGTCGTTCCACTCGCGAAAGTAACTGCGACTGTGATCGTTCAGTCGATCCCAGCTTACTACAGACGATGTATATCAAGAATGATAATGATGTTTATTCAGCGATCAATCGTTCTAACGGCAGTTGGTTATTCCAGGTTGGTCAGCAATTAGGGGCGGTTCAAAAGCCGGCTGAACGAAAAGAGCGATTCAATAAGCGAATTGATCAACTCAAAGAACAATCGAAATCGACGAAACAGCAGGTTGCAAAATTACAAAAACAAAAAAACAAGAAAAAAGAACTACAGCAGGCGCAAAAACGGTTGCGGGCTTTGAAAGCGGAGCTAAGGAAAGTTCAACAAGCATCTAACAAGATGAAAAATACTCCGGTTCGCGTTCAGTCTTTTGAGCAACCTCTTGCCGAAGACAAAACGGAAGAAATTATTACTCGAACTTATTTAAGAAGCTTGAGTCGTTATCCAACTGAAGCAGAGAAAACTGCTGCCAAAAAGTATCTTGATGAATCCAAGGACAAAATGGCAGGTATTTATGATCTTGTTTGGGCAGTGCTGAATACTAAGGAATTCATGCTTAATCACTAG
- a CDS encoding DUF1553 domain-containing protein — MLRPVQSFYTERLLFIIFLMLVGTITNVDAKDASSKSKGIEFFEAKIRPVLIKHCYECHASNSKSVRGGLLLDTRAGTLKGGDSGAIFTPGKPEESLLLESLRFESFEMPPSGKLAPEIIADFETWIKMGAPDPRDGESKIVRQSIDIEKGKQFWAFQPVKKRSLPKVSDPAWSRSDIDRLIRFAQEKQNLTTAPDADRTTLVRRLYYDLIGLPPTPHQMDQFLSDESPDAVARLVDQLLASPHFGERWGRYWLDVARYSQSTGGGRSLLYQSAWRYRNYIIDAFNQDKPFDEFIMEQIAGDLLESNNYLQKREQLFATAFLVLGPTNYEQQDKEQLRMDVIDEQIQTVGRAFLAMTLGCARCHDHKFDPIPATDYYALAGIFRSTKVLTPGNVSGWTKRPLPLSPEKQRTRDEYIQVMARLTADQKVKQTELKELEQKLNTITLDDSSATLVGNWQKSTFFKDYVGQGYIHDQHAAKGKKQVKFSPKQLKSGRYDVQLAYNSAESRASRVPVTIKTSKGEHTVYVNQRIEPSDGAFSSLGEFEFSGTKNEEVIISNAGTDGYVIVDAIRFISAPVSQDSEKQKEVAVNQYKQTLLKIKETKKQLKSLKLEIASKKKAAPPKVAEIMSIYEDEQPGDYHLLIRGDVHNLGKKVPRGFLSVAQVRDSITIPKASSGRLEMAQWIANPQNPLTARVYVNRIWRHLFGVGLVRTVDNFGTRGELPSHPELLDHLALKLIESGWSTKSMIREIVLSKTYQLSSESTAKQRTADPDNRLLTHQNHRRLDAEAIRDTILFVSGNLDLSRQNQTIKENTKSEYGYQFTNNYRSVYIPVFRNRLHELLAIFDFPDPNLSVGNRNTSTLSTQALYLMNNPFVINQSQKLAKRLIEEVSEDQSSRIDTLFQMTLGRLPNSSEKTGMARFLSEAKLKGGASEREAWTAACQTVIACIDFRYIK, encoded by the coding sequence ATGCTACGGCCTGTTCAATCTTTCTACACAGAGCGCCTATTGTTTATCATCTTTTTGATGTTGGTAGGCACCATAACAAATGTAGATGCCAAAGATGCTTCGTCAAAAAGTAAAGGGATCGAGTTTTTCGAAGCAAAAATTCGTCCTGTATTGATAAAACACTGCTATGAATGCCATGCTTCGAACTCCAAGTCGGTTCGGGGTGGATTACTACTCGATACTCGTGCTGGAACTCTGAAGGGAGGAGATTCTGGGGCAATATTCACTCCTGGAAAGCCAGAAGAGAGCCTGTTATTAGAATCACTCCGGTTTGAGAGTTTTGAAATGCCTCCTTCCGGCAAGCTGGCACCGGAAATCATTGCTGATTTTGAGACATGGATTAAAATGGGAGCCCCTGATCCAAGAGATGGGGAAAGCAAGATTGTCAGGCAGAGTATTGATATTGAAAAAGGAAAACAATTCTGGGCTTTCCAGCCTGTCAAAAAACGATCCCTACCCAAAGTTTCTGATCCTGCCTGGAGTCGATCAGATATTGATCGATTGATTCGGTTTGCCCAGGAAAAACAAAATCTGACCACAGCACCCGATGCAGATCGTACAACTTTAGTACGTCGACTCTATTATGATTTGATTGGTCTGCCTCCAACGCCCCATCAAATGGATCAATTTCTAAGTGATGAGAGTCCTGATGCTGTTGCACGTCTAGTTGATCAACTACTTGCATCGCCTCATTTTGGAGAGCGTTGGGGCCGTTACTGGTTGGACGTTGCCCGCTATTCACAATCAACGGGTGGAGGTCGCTCATTACTATACCAGTCAGCCTGGAGATACCGCAATTATATCATTGATGCTTTTAATCAGGATAAGCCCTTTGATGAATTTATCATGGAGCAAATTGCCGGAGATTTGCTGGAATCCAACAACTATTTACAAAAACGTGAGCAGTTATTTGCAACCGCGTTTCTAGTTCTAGGACCAACTAATTATGAGCAACAAGACAAAGAACAATTGCGCATGGACGTCATTGACGAGCAGATTCAAACTGTAGGTCGTGCCTTTCTGGCGATGACCCTCGGTTGCGCCCGTTGCCACGATCATAAATTTGATCCAATTCCTGCAACTGATTACTATGCTTTGGCTGGGATCTTTCGCAGTACAAAAGTCTTAACTCCCGGAAATGTTTCCGGCTGGACAAAACGGCCTCTCCCGCTTTCGCCAGAGAAGCAGCGTACAAGAGATGAGTACATTCAAGTGATGGCACGACTCACCGCTGATCAGAAAGTTAAACAGACTGAATTGAAGGAATTGGAGCAGAAATTAAATACGATCACACTCGATGATTCTTCTGCCACACTTGTCGGAAACTGGCAGAAATCGACGTTTTTTAAAGACTATGTTGGCCAGGGTTATATTCACGACCAGCATGCTGCCAAAGGGAAAAAGCAGGTTAAATTTTCTCCAAAGCAGCTCAAGTCAGGCCGCTATGATGTGCAGTTGGCATATAACTCTGCCGAATCTCGCGCCTCACGTGTTCCTGTCACGATTAAAACATCAAAAGGAGAGCATACCGTTTATGTGAACCAGAGAATCGAACCGTCTGATGGTGCATTCTCCTCATTGGGTGAATTTGAATTTTCTGGTACAAAAAACGAGGAAGTCATTATTTCGAATGCAGGAACTGATGGCTATGTGATTGTAGATGCCATTCGTTTCATTTCGGCACCGGTCAGTCAAGATTCTGAAAAGCAGAAAGAGGTAGCGGTAAACCAATACAAACAGACTTTGCTCAAAATTAAAGAAACAAAAAAACAACTTAAATCACTCAAACTTGAGATCGCAAGCAAAAAGAAAGCAGCCCCGCCAAAAGTTGCAGAAATCATGTCCATTTACGAAGACGAGCAACCGGGAGACTATCATCTTCTCATTAGAGGCGATGTGCATAATCTCGGAAAAAAAGTCCCACGTGGATTTCTTTCTGTTGCTCAAGTACGAGATTCCATCACGATCCCGAAGGCCTCAAGTGGACGGCTTGAAATGGCCCAATGGATAGCCAACCCACAAAACCCTTTAACGGCACGTGTTTATGTGAATCGGATTTGGCGCCATTTGTTCGGAGTCGGTTTAGTGCGCACTGTCGATAATTTCGGCACACGAGGGGAGTTACCTTCCCATCCCGAATTACTAGATCATTTAGCCTTGAAGCTGATTGAGAGTGGGTGGTCAACCAAATCGATGATTCGTGAAATCGTGCTTTCCAAAACGTATCAACTTTCAAGTGAATCGACTGCGAAACAACGTACGGCTGATCCAGACAATCGACTCTTAACCCATCAGAATCACAGACGTCTAGATGCGGAAGCAATTCGAGATACGATTTTGTTTGTCAGTGGAAATCTTGACCTTTCTCGACAAAACCAGACAATCAAAGAGAACACAAAATCAGAATATGGTTATCAATTTACGAATAATTATCGAAGTGTCTATATCCCCGTCTTTCGTAATCGATTGCACGAGCTATTGGCCATATTTGACTTTCCGGATCCCAATTTGTCTGTAGGAAACCGTAATACAAGTACCTTGTCAACTCAGGCCCTCTATCTGATGAATAACCCTTTTGTGATCAATCAATCACAAAAGCTTGCGAAACGGTTGATTGAAGAAGTTTCCGAAGATCAATCTTCTCGTATCGACACACTGTTTCAAATGACTCTCGGGCGGTTACCCAATTCGAGTGAAAAAACAGGGATGGCACGCTTTTTAAGTGAGGCAAAATTGAAAGGCGGAGCATCTGAAAGAGAAGCCTGGACTGCAGCCTGTCAAACAGTGATTGCCTGTATTGATTTTCGATATATCAAATAA
- a CDS encoding DUF1501 domain-containing protein: MLDANRPVSRRNLLRSSACGFGSLAFSGLLSQTRANTPSVALQNPLAPQEPMFTPRAKRIIFIFMQGGPSHVDTFDYKPLLEKKNGAELEFKNSRTIAKTGTFGKEKVMQSPWKFRQYGECGHWVSDLFPEIGRQVDDLCFIHSMHTNGVAHGPSTLFLHTGTTNLIMPSVGSWITYGLGTENENIPGFITISPSSANGGPRNYSNAFLPSHFQGTTLGRAGQPAREARFNNIKNQQWSLNKQRQQLSLLQSLNQSQLQTHKEDDELSAVINSYELAFRMQQHAPGLTDLSGESKATLDMYGIDQKETEDFGRQCLLARRMAEAGTRYIQVNYADNGNNPRWDQHSKIQRHEIHAKATDKPVAGLIQDLKQRGLLEDTLVWWGGEFGRNPFMQGADGRDHNPKGFTHFLCGAGVKSGFSYGATDEFGHESIENKVHMHDMHATLLHLLGVDHERLTYRHAGRDFRLTDVEGHVKKDLFS; encoded by the coding sequence ATGTTGGATGCGAATCGTCCTGTTTCAAGAAGGAATCTATTACGATCATCAGCTTGTGGCTTTGGCTCGCTGGCATTCTCAGGTCTGCTTTCTCAAACCCGCGCTAATACCCCTAGTGTTGCTCTTCAAAACCCCTTGGCACCACAAGAGCCGATGTTTACTCCTCGCGCCAAACGGATCATTTTCATCTTTATGCAGGGAGGGCCAAGTCACGTTGATACGTTTGACTATAAACCACTGCTTGAAAAGAAAAACGGCGCTGAACTGGAATTTAAGAATTCACGCACGATTGCCAAAACTGGAACTTTTGGTAAAGAAAAGGTCATGCAGTCTCCCTGGAAGTTTCGGCAATACGGTGAATGTGGTCATTGGGTGTCGGACCTTTTTCCGGAGATTGGTCGACAAGTTGACGATTTGTGTTTCATTCACAGTATGCATACTAATGGTGTCGCACATGGCCCCAGCACTTTGTTTCTGCACACAGGAACGACAAATCTAATCATGCCCTCGGTTGGTTCCTGGATCACCTATGGATTGGGAACAGAAAACGAAAATATCCCTGGTTTCATTACAATTTCTCCCTCTTCAGCGAATGGGGGGCCACGAAATTACTCGAATGCGTTCCTTCCCTCACATTTTCAGGGAACCACACTGGGAAGAGCAGGGCAACCAGCCAGGGAAGCACGCTTCAATAATATCAAAAATCAGCAATGGTCTCTCAATAAGCAGCGCCAACAACTTTCACTTCTACAGTCATTGAATCAGAGCCAGCTGCAAACACACAAAGAAGATGATGAATTGTCTGCTGTGATCAATTCCTACGAGCTTGCATTTCGCATGCAGCAACACGCACCCGGACTAACAGATCTTTCTGGTGAATCAAAAGCAACACTTGATATGTATGGAATTGATCAGAAAGAAACGGAAGACTTTGGACGTCAGTGTCTTTTAGCACGTCGCATGGCAGAGGCGGGAACTCGTTACATTCAGGTGAACTATGCAGACAATGGTAACAATCCACGTTGGGACCAGCACAGCAAAATACAACGCCATGAAATTCATGCCAAAGCTACAGATAAACCAGTTGCTGGTCTGATTCAAGACTTGAAACAACGAGGTTTACTCGAAGATACTTTAGTTTGGTGGGGTGGCGAATTTGGCAGGAATCCCTTTATGCAGGGAGCCGATGGCCGCGATCATAATCCGAAAGGTTTTACTCATTTTCTATGTGGTGCAGGTGTAAAATCTGGATTCTCATACGGAGCCACCGATGAGTTTGGTCATGAATCTATCGAAAATAAAGTCCATATGCATGATATGCATGCAACCTTGCTCCACCTGCTGGGGGTTGATCACGAACGTCTCACATATCGTCATGCTGGTCGCGATTTTCGCTTAACAGACGTTGAAGGGCATGTGAAAAAAGATCTGTTTTCGTGA
- a CDS encoding DUF1501 domain-containing protein — MAISMTCDGVKRRDFLKVGALGFTGLTLSSYLRMVDAGKTKSKGAKSAIFIELPGGPSHMDTFDLKPESPSEYRGEFNPIKTNIDGIEVCEHLPKLASCMDKFALLRGVSHSVAAHALGRSYVNTGNRPLPSLEYPGYGAVFTKENPGPENLPPYVSIPNSTQKPGFLGVKYAPLNTGATPRPGQPFNVRGISLRSGLTVENIERRESLLRDIDQTFNGLEKNSQLIEGLDQFGQQAYSIITSKRARDAFDISKESPAFSKPFGESSFGQSCLLASRLVESGVRFVTVSTGGWDTHRNNWDSLENRLLPSLDTGLSALFNGLAEKGLLESTAVYVTGEFGRTPKINRERGGRDHYPRCMFMLMAGGQVKGGQVIGKSDDKGTGPIDDGYSPDDVAASFYHNLGIDFTQEYHTNTGRPITIVRDGSVIDKLFT; from the coding sequence ATGGCTATTTCAATGACATGTGATGGAGTAAAACGCCGTGATTTTCTCAAGGTCGGTGCACTCGGCTTCACAGGTTTGACACTTTCTTCTTATCTAAGAATGGTCGATGCCGGAAAAACCAAATCAAAAGGTGCCAAATCAGCTATTTTTATTGAGCTACCAGGCGGTCCCTCCCATATGGACACGTTTGACTTGAAACCGGAATCACCGAGTGAGTATCGTGGAGAATTCAATCCGATCAAAACAAACATTGACGGAATTGAAGTCTGTGAGCATCTACCAAAGCTTGCTTCTTGTATGGATAAGTTTGCACTGCTACGCGGTGTCTCGCACTCTGTTGCAGCGCATGCTTTAGGACGTTCTTACGTCAATACTGGTAATCGTCCGTTGCCTTCTTTGGAATATCCAGGTTATGGAGCCGTATTTACAAAAGAAAACCCAGGACCTGAAAACCTTCCTCCTTATGTTTCGATTCCCAATTCGACTCAAAAACCTGGTTTTCTCGGTGTCAAGTATGCTCCACTCAATACCGGTGCGACTCCTCGTCCCGGCCAACCGTTCAATGTACGAGGAATTTCTCTCCGTTCTGGTTTGACAGTTGAGAACATCGAACGCCGTGAATCGCTGTTACGAGATATTGATCAAACCTTCAACGGGTTAGAAAAGAATTCGCAGTTAATTGAAGGGCTGGATCAGTTTGGTCAACAGGCCTATTCAATCATCACATCCAAAAGAGCACGAGATGCGTTTGATATCTCTAAAGAATCTCCCGCATTTTCGAAACCATTTGGCGAATCCAGTTTTGGGCAAAGTTGTCTGTTAGCTTCACGTCTCGTTGAGTCGGGAGTTCGTTTTGTGACTGTTTCCACTGGTGGCTGGGACACACACCGAAATAACTGGGACAGTCTGGAGAATCGATTACTGCCTTCGCTCGATACTGGTCTCTCAGCGCTCTTTAACGGACTTGCTGAAAAGGGATTGCTCGAGTCGACAGCAGTTTATGTGACGGGGGAATTTGGACGGACTCCTAAAATCAATAGAGAACGTGGTGGACGCGATCACTATCCCCGCTGCATGTTTATGTTAATGGCAGGAGGCCAGGTCAAAGGGGGACAGGTTATTGGAAAGAGCGACGACAAAGGGACCGGACCGATTGACGATGGTTATTCTCCGGACGATGTTGCCGCTTCATTCTACCACAATCTCGGTATCGATTTCACACAGGAATATCATACGAATACAGGACGTCCCATCACAATTGTTCGTGATGGATCTGTGATTGATAAGCTGTTCACATAA